Genomic window (Candidatus Omnitrophota bacterium):
TGCCCAAGGCGGCGATCTCGCCGAAGAGAAGAAATAAGCCGTATGCGGGGAAAAGAGGAAAGACATCCGAGAAAACCAAAAATAACTGGAATCCAACTCAATTCGCGGCGGCTATTTTTCCTCCTCCGGCTTTTTGACTTTGGCGGCTTTTTGGGCTTGGCGTTGTTTCTGCCGGTAACTCGATCCTTTAATCTCGATCAGATGCGC
Coding sequences:
- a CDS encoding ATP-binding protein — its product is MFGHPLLALAALDRLTHHAHLIEIKGSSYRQKQRQAQKAAKVKKPEEEK